Proteins found in one Bordetella genomosp. 9 genomic segment:
- a CDS encoding LysR family transcriptional regulator → MSSIRTLKTFLAVARHGTFAAAGKEIGLTPAAVGLQIRALEESLNCRLFDRTARSAVLNPAGRALVPEVADIVRRYESLGTEAGGDGMSGTMVIGALVSALMGAFADALWTVRQRYPRLDVRLFAGLSSDFAMRVERGELDAAIVTQPPHPLSSNLLWTPLYAEPMILIVPRKPHFPLASRVDDVLGDAPFLRFERNTWTGILVQEVLDRLGASVRESMELNSVEAIVELVRHGFGVSIVPRLANVAWAQDRALRVVPLPGVEVYRRVGLLERGRHSRIAFTEAVKEYFALASEAPQPPHEPGPDARRGTRRKTVAAF, encoded by the coding sequence ATGTCCTCCATACGCACCCTGAAGACCTTCCTGGCCGTGGCCCGGCACGGCACCTTCGCTGCCGCCGGCAAGGAGATCGGCCTGACGCCCGCCGCGGTGGGCCTGCAGATCCGCGCGCTGGAAGAAAGCCTGAATTGCCGCCTGTTCGACCGTACCGCGCGATCCGCCGTGCTGAACCCCGCGGGCCGCGCGCTGGTGCCGGAAGTCGCCGACATCGTGCGCCGCTACGAATCGCTGGGCACCGAGGCCGGCGGCGACGGCATGTCCGGGACCATGGTGATAGGCGCGCTGGTGTCCGCCTTGATGGGCGCCTTCGCCGATGCGTTATGGACGGTGCGCCAGCGCTATCCGCGGCTGGATGTGCGCCTGTTCGCCGGCCTGTCCAGCGATTTCGCGATGCGGGTCGAGCGCGGCGAGCTGGACGCCGCGATCGTCACCCAGCCGCCGCATCCCTTGTCGTCCAATCTGCTGTGGACGCCGCTGTATGCGGAACCCATGATCCTGATCGTGCCGCGCAAGCCGCATTTTCCCCTGGCGTCCCGGGTGGACGACGTGCTGGGGGATGCGCCTTTCCTGCGTTTCGAGCGCAACACCTGGACGGGGATCCTGGTGCAGGAAGTGCTGGACCGGCTGGGCGCGAGCGTGCGCGAAAGCATGGAGTTGAATTCGGTGGAGGCCATCGTCGAGCTGGTGCGGCATGGCTTCGGCGTGTCCATCGTGCCCCGCTTGGCCAACGTCGCCTGGGCGCAGGACCGTGCGCTGCGGGTCGTGCCCCTGCCGGGCGTGGAGGTCTATCGCCGCGTCGGCCTGCTGGAACGGGGCCGCCACAGCCGGATCGCCTTCACCGAAGCGGTCAAGGAATACTTTGCCCTGGCATCCGAAGCGCCCCAGCCGCCCCACGAGCCCGGCCCGGATGCCAGGCGCGGCACCCGCCGGAAAACCGTGGCGGCTTTCTGA
- a CDS encoding thiamine pyrophosphate-binding protein gives MTRSRNGADALVQTLGAAGVKRIFTLSGNHIMPVFDACIDANIQLVHVRHEAAAVHMADAWARLTGEVGVAMVTGGPGHANAVSALYTASMAESPVLLLSGHAPNNQIGMGAFQEMRQADVAEPLAKWSATVGNADAMAGEVGTAMRIARSARPGPVSLGLPTDALEAACTSQTDAPQSFDAIAQALDAGVAASLLERLRAARRPLILTGPAAMMGPALARARELEAASGIPVIGMESPRGVADPSLGAFAQMLAQADCILLLGKRVDFTLKFGKPPAIAADCVFLQVDADAPELERTRRAVGSRLEAWALADAASAMNALLRAAMASARSPRHGSWTQDVRDAIAYRPEAWRTASSTLPGRMHPVQALAPVQRLLDSHPDSVLIADGGEIGQWAQACLHAPNRVVNGVAGSIGAALPFALAARLARPDAPVVTVMGDGTFGFHTAEMDTAVRYRLPFIAVVGNDARWNAEYQIQLRDYGKDRLIGCELLPARYDAVTAAFGGFGRQVTDPAQVAPAIDEAYRSGLPACLNIMIEGLPAPTVSRPAGA, from the coding sequence ATGACCCGATCCCGCAATGGCGCCGACGCGCTCGTGCAGACCTTGGGCGCCGCCGGCGTCAAGCGCATCTTTACGCTGTCCGGCAATCACATCATGCCGGTGTTCGATGCGTGCATCGACGCCAACATCCAGCTGGTGCACGTGCGCCACGAGGCCGCCGCGGTGCATATGGCCGATGCCTGGGCGCGCTTGACGGGAGAAGTCGGCGTGGCCATGGTCACCGGCGGGCCCGGCCACGCCAATGCGGTGTCGGCGCTGTACACCGCGTCGATGGCGGAATCGCCGGTGCTGCTGCTGTCCGGCCACGCGCCCAACAACCAGATCGGCATGGGTGCCTTCCAGGAAATGCGCCAGGCCGACGTCGCGGAACCGCTGGCCAAATGGTCCGCCACGGTCGGCAACGCCGACGCCATGGCCGGCGAGGTCGGCACGGCCATGCGCATCGCCCGTTCGGCACGCCCGGGTCCGGTCAGCCTGGGCCTGCCTACCGATGCGCTGGAAGCGGCATGCACCTCGCAAACCGATGCGCCGCAATCCTTCGATGCCATCGCGCAGGCGCTGGATGCAGGCGTCGCCGCGTCCCTGCTCGAACGACTGCGGGCCGCGCGGCGGCCGCTGATCCTGACCGGCCCGGCCGCCATGATGGGACCGGCGCTCGCGCGTGCACGCGAACTGGAGGCCGCCAGCGGCATCCCCGTCATCGGCATGGAAAGCCCGCGCGGCGTCGCCGATCCCAGCCTGGGCGCCTTCGCGCAAATGCTGGCGCAGGCCGATTGCATCCTGCTGCTGGGCAAGCGCGTGGATTTCACGCTGAAGTTCGGCAAGCCGCCCGCCATCGCGGCCGACTGCGTTTTCCTGCAGGTCGATGCCGATGCGCCCGAGCTCGAACGCACGCGCCGGGCGGTGGGATCGCGGCTGGAGGCGTGGGCCCTGGCCGACGCGGCATCGGCGATGAACGCGTTGCTGCGGGCCGCCATGGCATCCGCCAGATCGCCACGGCACGGATCGTGGACGCAGGACGTGCGCGACGCCATCGCCTACAGACCCGAGGCCTGGCGGACGGCCTCTTCCACCCTGCCCGGCCGCATGCATCCCGTCCAGGCGCTGGCGCCCGTGCAGCGGCTGCTGGACAGCCATCCCGACTCCGTACTCATCGCCGACGGCGGCGAAATCGGCCAATGGGCGCAAGCCTGCCTGCATGCGCCGAACCGGGTGGTGAACGGCGTGGCCGGTTCCATCGGCGCGGCCCTGCCCTTCGCGCTGGCCGCGCGCCTGGCGCGCCCGGATGCCCCGGTGGTCACCGTGATGGGCGACGGCACCTTCGGCTTCCACACCGCCGAAATGGACACGGCGGTGCGCTATCGCCTGCCTTTCATCGCGGTGGTCGGCAACGACGCGCGCTGGAACGCCGAATACCAGATCCAGCTGCGCGACTATGGCAAGGACCGGCTGATCGGCTGCGAGCTGCTGCCGGCGCGCTACGACGCGGTCACCGCGGCGTTCGGCGGCTTCGGCAGACAGGTGACCGACCCGGCGCAGGTGGCGCCGGCCATCGACGAGGCCTATCGTTCGGGGCTGCCGGCCTGCCTGAACATCATGATCGAAGGCTTGCCCGCCCCCACCGTCAGCCGTCCGGCGGGCGCCTGA
- a CDS encoding DUF3604 domain-containing protein, producing MPHSLYVRHLMGAAAIEPTGEFEAGSFACFTLTYTAGYFGIDDTGSLKIVHRFASDMGKPQFDDPQGWNYTTVEASNGAVLQVEYDGKRNIRPWDKTLFIRVVRGYLEEGDRIVVRFGDTRQGSPGMRVQTFHEPTFEFRVLVDAFATYNYTELPNSPTISVVAGPAASYKAVLPSLVELGQPVRLGFKGEDKWGNPSHRVAGDFSLRGNLDVAGMPAGFTVAAGDYATVIENIVPTQEGDLEIEVLRDGHVVARSNPCRVSARVARRHFWGDLHGQSEETIGTNSAEELIVFARDRAFLDVMSHQGNDFQITSDFWRELNVLTAKYNEDGRFIIFPGYEWSGNTGLGGDRNVMYLREGRPIHRSSHALVDDLSDLDSDCNSADQLFDALKDEDVVVFAHIGGRYADITLSHDARIERSVEIHSDWGTFEWLLEDAFKLGYRVGILANSDGHKGRHGASHPGASLFGAYGGLSCLIADELTRPAIAEALRQRRHYATTGCRAYLDVRAHFAHPAQCWSDDPKLGQPVTQRQVDSVEMGAIVDYDGDFVEFEFDVATHGAIERVEVRNRMEVAHTLYPYAPGDLGSRIRLVWEGSGYRGRGRQTVWDGEATLDGNAFVDPQPINFWNLDKTLDHPEPARLCWKSLTTGGFSGVDVRLADSNSGVLKVRTPLIEVDVDVADIGLSPIVRENGGLQRRLQIYRLPDVNEVRRMRRRVRVPLHAGEDNAIYVRVTTEDGFFIYSSPVYISRR from the coding sequence ATGCCGCATTCCCTGTATGTCCGCCACTTGATGGGCGCCGCCGCCATCGAACCGACCGGCGAGTTCGAGGCCGGCAGCTTCGCCTGTTTCACGTTGACCTACACGGCCGGCTACTTCGGCATCGACGACACGGGTTCCCTGAAGATCGTGCACCGCTTCGCCAGCGACATGGGCAAGCCGCAGTTCGACGATCCGCAAGGCTGGAATTACACGACGGTGGAAGCCAGCAACGGCGCCGTGCTGCAGGTCGAATACGACGGCAAGCGCAACATCCGCCCCTGGGACAAGACGCTGTTCATCCGCGTCGTGCGCGGCTACCTGGAAGAGGGCGATCGCATCGTGGTGCGCTTCGGCGACACGCGCCAGGGCTCGCCCGGCATGCGGGTCCAGACCTTCCACGAACCCACCTTCGAATTCCGCGTGCTGGTCGACGCCTTCGCGACCTACAACTACACCGAGCTGCCCAACTCGCCGACCATATCGGTCGTGGCCGGGCCCGCGGCCAGCTACAAGGCGGTCCTGCCTTCGCTGGTGGAACTTGGCCAGCCCGTGCGGCTGGGTTTCAAGGGCGAGGACAAATGGGGCAATCCCTCGCATCGCGTGGCGGGCGACTTCAGCTTGCGCGGCAATCTGGACGTCGCTGGCATGCCGGCCGGTTTCACGGTGGCGGCGGGCGACTATGCCACCGTGATCGAGAACATCGTGCCGACGCAGGAAGGGGACCTCGAGATCGAAGTGCTGCGCGACGGCCACGTGGTGGCGCGCAGCAATCCCTGCCGCGTGTCGGCCCGCGTCGCGCGCCGCCATTTCTGGGGCGACCTGCATGGCCAGTCGGAAGAAACCATAGGTACCAATTCGGCGGAAGAGCTGATCGTCTTCGCGCGCGACCGCGCCTTCCTGGACGTCATGAGCCACCAGGGCAACGACTTCCAGATCACCAGCGACTTCTGGCGGGAATTGAATGTCCTCACCGCCAAGTACAACGAGGATGGCCGCTTCATCATTTTTCCCGGGTACGAATGGTCGGGCAACACCGGCCTGGGCGGGGACCGCAACGTCATGTACCTGCGCGAAGGGCGTCCCATTCATCGCTCATCCCACGCGCTGGTCGATGACCTGAGCGACCTGGACAGCGACTGCAACAGCGCCGACCAACTGTTCGACGCCCTGAAGGACGAGGATGTCGTCGTCTTCGCGCATATCGGCGGACGCTATGCGGACATCACCTTGTCGCATGACGCGCGCATCGAACGGTCGGTGGAAATCCACTCCGATTGGGGCACGTTCGAATGGCTGCTGGAGGACGCCTTCAAGCTGGGCTACCGGGTGGGCATCCTGGCCAACAGCGACGGCCACAAAGGACGTCACGGCGCCAGCCACCCCGGCGCGTCGCTGTTCGGCGCCTACGGCGGCCTGAGCTGCCTGATCGCCGACGAACTGACGCGCCCCGCGATCGCCGAAGCGCTGCGCCAGCGGCGTCACTACGCGACGACCGGCTGCCGCGCCTATCTGGACGTGCGTGCGCATTTCGCTCATCCGGCGCAGTGCTGGTCGGACGATCCGAAACTGGGCCAGCCGGTGACGCAGCGCCAGGTCGACAGCGTCGAGATGGGCGCGATCGTCGATTACGACGGCGACTTCGTCGAGTTCGAATTCGACGTCGCCACCCACGGCGCCATCGAACGCGTCGAAGTGCGCAACCGGATGGAAGTCGCGCATACGCTGTATCCCTACGCCCCCGGCGACCTGGGCAGCCGCATCCGCCTGGTCTGGGAAGGATCCGGCTATCGTGGGCGCGGGCGGCAGACCGTCTGGGATGGCGAGGCGACCCTGGACGGCAACGCCTTCGTCGATCCACAGCCGATCAATTTCTGGAACCTGGACAAGACGCTGGACCATCCGGAGCCCGCGCGCCTCTGCTGGAAGTCGCTCACGACAGGCGGGTTCAGCGGCGTCGACGTACGGCTGGCGGATTCGAACTCGGGCGTCCTGAAGGTGCGTACCCCGCTGATCGAGGTGGACGTCGACGTGGCGGACATCGGCCTGTCGCCCATCGTGCGGGAGAATGGCGGCCTGCAGCGGCGCCTGCAGATCTACCGCCTGCCGGATGTGAACGAAGTCCGCCGCATGCGCCGCCGGGTGCGCGTGCCGCTGCATGCCGGCGAGGATAATGCGATCTATGTACGCGTGACGACGGAGGACGGTTTCTTCATCTATTCCAGCCCTGTCTATATTTCGAGGAGATAA
- a CDS encoding tripartite tricarboxylate transporter substrate binding protein, giving the protein MKRIACRAFAAARPRHRQPARGRAAFRGTAILTCAALLACALNAAAAAAEPRYPEHPITIVVPFSAGGDADLAARNLAKAVQAMLPQPMVVLNKGGANGAIGSMFVREAAPDGYTLLLARVGSQAILPALQADLKYKWNDFTPLGLLDLNPMVCVVNGDAPYRTLGELVQAIRDQPGKLNYSTSGPATVLNLATQMLLDAAGLPPQAAAQIVYKGGGEATAAVLSREVQFSCNNVTALIGNVKAGRLRALVTTTAQRLPELPDVPTAKEAGFPQLERISGWSALYGPPGMPAPLVRQWADVLLRLSRDNEWLAGVRNIGSVPNVMAPAATARFAEEQYRLFRDLGGKLNIQIK; this is encoded by the coding sequence ATGAAACGCATCGCATGCCGCGCCTTCGCCGCGGCCCGTCCGAGGCACCGGCAGCCCGCGCGCGGCCGGGCCGCATTCCGCGGCACGGCCATCCTGACCTGTGCCGCCCTGCTCGCCTGCGCCCTGAACGCGGCGGCGGCGGCGGCCGAGCCTCGCTATCCCGAACACCCGATCACCATCGTCGTGCCCTTCAGCGCCGGCGGCGATGCCGACCTGGCGGCGCGCAACCTGGCCAAGGCGGTGCAGGCCATGCTGCCCCAACCCATGGTGGTGCTGAACAAGGGCGGCGCCAACGGCGCGATCGGCTCGATGTTCGTCCGCGAAGCGGCGCCCGACGGCTACACGCTGCTGCTGGCGCGCGTCGGCTCGCAAGCCATCCTGCCCGCGCTGCAGGCTGACCTGAAATACAAGTGGAACGACTTCACGCCCCTGGGCCTGCTCGACCTGAACCCCATGGTGTGCGTCGTCAACGGCGACGCGCCCTACCGCACCCTGGGCGAACTTGTGCAGGCCATCCGCGACCAGCCGGGCAAGCTCAACTACAGTACATCCGGCCCGGCCACCGTGCTGAACCTGGCGACCCAGATGCTGCTGGATGCCGCCGGCCTGCCGCCGCAGGCCGCCGCGCAGATCGTCTACAAGGGCGGCGGCGAGGCGACGGCGGCCGTGTTGTCCAGGGAAGTGCAGTTCAGCTGCAACAACGTCACGGCCCTGATCGGCAACGTCAAGGCCGGCCGCCTGCGCGCACTGGTCACTACCACCGCGCAGCGCCTGCCCGAATTGCCCGACGTGCCCACCGCCAAGGAAGCCGGCTTTCCCCAGTTGGAACGCATCAGCGGCTGGAGCGCGCTGTACGGCCCGCCCGGCATGCCGGCGCCCCTGGTGCGGCAATGGGCCGATGTGCTGCTACGCTTGTCCAGGGACAACGAATGGCTGGCCGGCGTGCGCAATATCGGTTCCGTGCCGAACGTCATGGCGCCGGCCGCCACCGCGCGCTTCGCGGAAGAACAGTACCGCCTGTTCCGCGACCTGGGCGGCAAGCTGAACATACAGATCAAGTAG
- a CDS encoding Bug family tripartite tricarboxylate transporter substrate binding protein: protein MKKILGVCLAALAGYGFSAQADTFPSRPVTLVVPLAAGSTADILARAIQPGLSERLGQSVVVENKAGGSGLIAMNYVARSAPDGYTLVMGSNNTWAINLGLYKTMPYDPQKDFAPVAYLAGGSNVLIVKQGGKYDSVKALIDAMRQHPGRLTFSSGGNGTTHHLSAENLKALTDTNATHIPYRGAPQGVTAVMAGEVDFGFYNTPSVSGLVKEGKVKALATTGEARSPLLPEIPTMIEAGVPGYVISVDFGLLAPAHTPQAVIDRLNETTRAVMNDPKLQERLKALGYEVFRDETPTQFARFIQQDIDKWVPLVKRSGATID from the coding sequence ATGAAAAAAATACTAGGGGTTTGCCTGGCCGCCCTGGCCGGCTATGGCTTTTCGGCGCAGGCCGACACTTTCCCGTCGCGTCCCGTCACGCTCGTCGTGCCGCTGGCCGCCGGCAGCACCGCGGACATCCTGGCGCGCGCCATCCAGCCCGGGCTTTCCGAGCGGCTGGGCCAGAGCGTCGTGGTGGAAAACAAGGCCGGCGGCAGCGGCCTGATCGCCATGAACTACGTGGCGCGCTCGGCCCCCGACGGGTACACGCTGGTCATGGGGTCGAACAATACCTGGGCCATCAACCTGGGGCTGTACAAGACCATGCCCTACGATCCGCAGAAGGACTTCGCGCCGGTCGCCTACCTGGCCGGCGGATCGAACGTGCTGATCGTCAAGCAGGGCGGCAAGTACGACTCCGTCAAGGCGCTGATCGACGCGATGCGCCAGCATCCCGGCCGCCTGACGTTTTCGTCCGGCGGGAATGGCACGACCCATCATCTGTCGGCCGAAAACCTCAAGGCATTGACCGATACCAACGCCACGCATATTCCCTACCGGGGAGCGCCCCAGGGCGTCACCGCCGTCATGGCGGGAGAAGTCGACTTCGGCTTCTACAACACGCCCAGCGTCTCAGGGCTGGTGAAGGAAGGCAAGGTCAAGGCGCTGGCCACCACCGGCGAAGCACGCTCGCCGCTGCTGCCGGAAATCCCCACGATGATCGAAGCCGGCGTTCCGGGATACGTGATCTCCGTCGATTTCGGCCTGCTGGCCCCCGCCCACACCCCCCAGGCCGTGATCGACCGCCTGAACGAGACCACGCGCGCGGTCATGAACGACCCCAAGCTGCAGGAACGCCTAAAGGCGCTGGGCTACGAGGTCTTCCGCGACGAGACCCCGACGCAGTTCGCCCGGTTCATCCAGCAGGACATCGACAAGTGGGTGCCGCTGGTGAAGCGGTCGGGGGCGACGATCGATTAG
- a CDS encoding LysR family transcriptional regulator, producing the protein MEDTSEPVSLRQLRALIAVGDSGSFTGAAEQLGMSQPSVSHLVRRLEAELGQTLVVRGRDACLTPQGRAIVDVARRAVLSIDAVLRECREMTQLKAGSVNVAVGHVTAATLLPEILRRFHKKHPELEVTVVDCVVDHIRAKLLAHEADIGLGALIAPDDSKLVVENLWDCGMALFVRDDHPLARRASVDARILAELPCIQLNPNAHAWLAISRKLIAHNIYPRVEQRAVLVSTALGLIQADMGVAMMPRIATMVMPRGIKGIPLSEPELEWPISLVRLANYPLSPAAQAFASVARDTIKSYGKRAGA; encoded by the coding sequence ATGGAAGACACTTCGGAACCCGTGTCGCTGCGGCAGTTGCGCGCGCTGATCGCGGTGGGCGACTCGGGTAGTTTCACCGGCGCGGCCGAGCAGCTGGGCATGTCGCAGCCCTCGGTCAGCCACCTGGTCCGGCGGCTGGAAGCCGAACTGGGGCAGACCCTGGTGGTCAGAGGCCGGGACGCCTGCCTGACCCCGCAAGGACGCGCCATTGTCGACGTGGCGCGCCGCGCCGTGCTGTCGATCGACGCCGTGCTGCGCGAGTGCCGCGAGATGACGCAATTGAAGGCCGGTTCGGTGAACGTTGCCGTGGGGCACGTGACCGCCGCCACCCTGCTGCCGGAAATCCTGCGCCGCTTCCACAAGAAGCACCCGGAGCTCGAAGTCACCGTGGTGGACTGCGTGGTCGACCACATCCGCGCCAAGCTGCTGGCCCACGAAGCGGATATCGGCCTGGGAGCCTTGATCGCCCCCGACGACTCCAAGCTGGTCGTCGAAAATCTCTGGGATTGCGGGATGGCGCTGTTCGTCCGCGACGACCATCCGCTGGCGCGGCGCGCGTCGGTCGACGCCCGGATCCTGGCCGAACTCCCCTGTATCCAGCTCAATCCGAACGCGCATGCCTGGCTGGCCATCAGCCGCAAGCTGATCGCCCACAACATCTATCCCCGGGTGGAACAGCGCGCCGTGCTGGTTTCCACCGCCCTGGGCCTGATCCAGGCGGATATGGGCGTGGCGATGATGCCGCGCATCGCGACCATGGTGATGCCCCGCGGCATCAAGGGAATACCCTTGAGCGAGCCGGAACTGGAATGGCCGATTTCGCTGGTCCGGCTGGCGAACTATCCCCTGTCGCCCGCCGCGCAGGCCTTCGCCTCGGTGGCGCGCGACACGATCAAATCCTACGGCAAGCGCGCCGGGGCATAA
- a CDS encoding NAD(P)/FAD-dependent oxidoreductase, which produces MSIMRQPLLKIDFNTPLPKHVDVAVIGGGAAGVITAYELAKRGQTVGIFEKGRIAAEQSSRNWGWCRTLGRDTRELGMAKLSVRRWSEISSEIGADVGFRETGITFVTQSESELAGWEEWFKFAQRSGVGAEMLSREQANKVYAENGSPWIGGVRTFHDGYADPSCAVPLIARHAARMGVSVQQNCAVNRLYFEGGNVAGVETERGLVRAGSVVIAGGAWSSLFCVKHKIVLPILNVYSSASKTRDDMQLDFRGPLKAPEFSLRERPAGGYILAKSGRGSVPIVPNSLRYGTRFMGLYASRRKSINLRFGREFFRQLWNEFGYLYLNRSPFERNRVLDPAPDMSLVRSAYEASAKVFPGFGPERLDIAWGGAIDNTPDGIPVVSAVDGMPNVYLCTGFSGHGFSSSMGAGTMLADLIVNGAAAPELRHLSHKRFLTGEKLAPNIIY; this is translated from the coding sequence ATCAGCATCATGAGACAGCCGTTACTGAAGATAGACTTCAATACCCCCCTGCCCAAACACGTGGACGTCGCGGTTATCGGCGGGGGTGCCGCGGGGGTGATAACTGCATATGAGCTGGCGAAGCGAGGACAGACCGTCGGCATTTTCGAGAAAGGACGGATCGCCGCGGAGCAGAGCAGCCGAAATTGGGGCTGGTGCCGTACGCTGGGCCGCGACACACGCGAGTTGGGCATGGCCAAGCTGAGCGTAAGGCGCTGGTCGGAAATATCCAGCGAGATCGGCGCGGACGTCGGTTTTCGCGAGACGGGCATCACGTTCGTCACGCAAAGCGAATCCGAGCTTGCGGGCTGGGAGGAATGGTTCAAATTCGCGCAACGCTCCGGCGTCGGCGCCGAAATGCTGAGCCGCGAACAGGCGAACAAAGTCTACGCGGAAAACGGCAGTCCCTGGATAGGCGGCGTCCGCACTTTCCACGACGGATACGCCGACCCGTCATGCGCGGTACCTCTCATCGCCCGGCATGCCGCTCGCATGGGCGTTTCGGTGCAGCAGAACTGTGCCGTCAACCGGCTGTATTTCGAAGGAGGCAACGTTGCCGGAGTCGAGACCGAACGAGGCCTCGTGCGGGCCGGTTCGGTGGTCATCGCCGGCGGCGCCTGGTCTTCGCTGTTCTGCGTGAAGCACAAAATCGTGCTGCCGATCTTGAATGTCTATTCATCCGCGTCCAAGACCCGCGACGACATGCAGCTGGATTTCCGAGGCCCGCTGAAGGCGCCCGAGTTCTCACTGCGGGAACGGCCGGCCGGTGGATACATCCTGGCCAAGAGCGGCCGCGGATCGGTGCCCATCGTCCCCAACAGCCTGCGATACGGGACGCGCTTCATGGGCCTGTATGCAAGCCGCCGAAAAAGCATCAACCTGCGATTCGGCCGTGAATTCTTCCGCCAGCTATGGAACGAATTCGGCTACCTGTACCTGAACCGATCGCCCTTCGAACGAAACCGCGTGCTCGACCCCGCGCCGGATATGTCGCTGGTACGCTCTGCCTATGAAGCGTCGGCAAAAGTATTTCCCGGATTCGGACCGGAACGGCTGGATATCGCCTGGGGCGGCGCGATAGACAATACGCCCGACGGCATCCCGGTGGTATCGGCGGTGGACGGCATGCCCAATGTCTATCTCTGCACCGGCTTCAGCGGACACGGGTTCAGCAGCTCCATGGGCGCAGGAACCATGCTGGCTGATTTGATCGTGAATGGCGCCGCGGCGCCCGAGCTCCGGCACTTGTCGCACAAGCGCTTCCTGACAGGAGAAAAGCTGGCGCCCAACATCATCTATTGA